In Capricornis sumatraensis isolate serow.1 chromosome 16, serow.2, whole genome shotgun sequence, a genomic segment contains:
- the MMP12 gene encoding macrophage metalloelastase produces the protein MKLLLLILALQLTASGTAPLTNYPSPEENDVAFAQRYLANFYGLEMETTPMTKMKVNRNIMENKIQEMQKFFGLKVTGQLDTSTLDMMHRPRCGVPDVENYQLFPGRPVWKKRLITYRINNYTPDLKPEDVDDAFQKAFQVWSDVTPLKFRQIHENEADIMIQFALREHRDAYPFDGPWGILAHAFAPGAGLGGDAHFDEAETWTKGHKGPNLFLVAVHEIGHSLGLGHSSDTSAIMFPSYRNIDYKIFHLSADDIHGIQSLYGRPEKHQVPSNPSSTNPAACDPNMSFDAVTTVGDKIFFFKDRFFWWKVAESPKSSISLISSLGPNLPSHIQAAYEIADRSHVFLFKDDKYWLMNNLKPQLNYPKSIHSLGFPFSVKKIDAAVFNPLFYKTYFFVGNKFWRYDERRQFMDPGYPKLITTYFPGIGPKIDAVFYYNRHYYFFQGSKLRKYHVLAQRVIESLKSSTVLGC, from the exons ATGAAGCTTCTTTTGTTGATACTAGCTCTGCAGCTCACTGCTTCTGGAACTGCTCCACTGACCAACTATCCAAGCCCTGAAGAAAATGACGTGGCATTTGCTCAA AGATATTTGGCAAACTTTTATGGCCTCGAGATGGAAACAACTCCAATGACAAAAATGAAAGTCAACAGGAACATCATGGAGAATAAAATTCAGGAAATGCAGAAGTTCTTTGGGCTAAAAGTGACTGGGCAACTGGACACATCTACTCTGGACATGATGCACAGACCTCGATGTGGAGTGCCGGATGTTGAAAATTATCAACTATTTCCAGGGCGGCCGGTCTGGAAGAAACGTCTTATCACCTACAG aatcaacaaTTACACCCCGGACTTGAAGCCTGAGGATGTTGATGATGCCTTCCAGAAAGCTTTTCAAGTATGGAGTGATGTGACCCCCCTGAAATTCAGACAGATTCATGAAAACGAGGCTGACATCATGATACAATTTGCACTTCGAG aacatAGAGACGCCTATCCTTTTGATGGCCCATGGGGAATCCTAGCCCATGCTTTTGCACCTGGAGCTGGTCTTGGAGGAGATGCACATTTTGATGAGGCTGAAACCTGGACTAAAGGACACAAAG GCCCAAACTTGTTCCTAGTTGCTGTTCATGAGATTGGCCATTCCTTGGGTCTTGGCCATTCCAGCGATACGAGTGCCATAATGTTTCCCAGCTACAGAAATATTGACTACAAGATATTTCACCTCTCTGCTGATGACATACACGGCATTCAGTCTCTCTATG GACGTCCAGAAAAACACCAAGTTCCATCAAATCCTAGCAGTACAAACCCAGCTGCTTGTGACCCCAATATGAGTTTTGATGCTGTTACTACAGTGGgagataaaatttttttctttaaagacag GTTCTTCTGGTGGAAGGTTGCTGAGAGTCCAAAAAGCAGCATtagtttaatttcttctttaggTCCAAACCTACCATCCCACATTCAAGCTGCTTATGAAATTGCAGACAGAAGTcacgtttttctttttaaag ATGACAAGTACTGGTTAATGAACAATTTGAAACCACAGTTAAACTATCCCAAGAGCATACATTCTTTGGGCTTCCCCTTCTCAGTGAAAAAAATTGATGCAGCTGTTTTTAACCCACTTTTCTATAAGACCTACTTCTTTGTAGGTAACAAGTTTTGGAG GTATGACGAGAGGAGACAATTCATGGACCCTGGTTATCCCAAGTTGATTACTACATACTTCCCAGGAATTGGCCCGAAAATTGATGCAGTCTTCTATTACAATA gaCATTACTATTTCTTCCAAGGATCTAAACTACGTAAATATCATGTCCTAGCTCAACGTGTCATTGAAAGTCTGAAAAGCAGTACTGTGCTAGGTTGTTAG